In one window of Polaromonas naphthalenivorans CJ2 DNA:
- a CDS encoding VWA domain-containing protein, translating to MSESTFPPASPSLPDEARLRRWRLVLGGEAESSCGKLSGAPAEMDQALSALYDADGKNGLGRSSSRQGGRGGSAPSVARWLGDIRKYFPSSVVQVMQHDALERLNLRDMLLQPEMLESVQPDVHLVASLISLSRVIPATTKETARMVVRKVVEALLKKLEEPMRSAVSGALDRSQRNRRPRHSEIDWNRTIRANLKHWQPDYRTIVPERLIGYGRKARSPQREVVLCIDQSGSMAASVVYSSIFGAVMASLPAVATKLVVFDTAIVDLTEQLDDPVELLFGVQLGGGTDINGAVGYCQSVIREPRNTILVLISDLYEGGVEANLLRRAAELVASGVQFITLLALSDEGAPSYDRALAAKLAALGVPSFACTPDAFPGLMAAAIRKEDINAWAAGQGLLATRGR from the coding sequence ATGAGCGAATCTACTTTCCCCCCAGCCTCTCCGTCCCTTCCCGACGAAGCCCGCCTGCGCCGCTGGCGCCTCGTGCTGGGCGGCGAAGCCGAAAGCAGTTGCGGCAAGCTCTCGGGCGCGCCGGCTGAAATGGACCAGGCGCTGTCCGCCCTCTACGACGCCGACGGCAAGAACGGCCTGGGCCGCAGCAGCAGCCGCCAGGGCGGGCGCGGTGGCTCGGCGCCCAGCGTGGCGCGCTGGCTGGGCGACATCCGCAAATACTTTCCCAGCTCCGTCGTGCAGGTCATGCAGCACGACGCGCTGGAGCGGCTGAACCTGCGCGACATGCTGCTGCAGCCCGAAATGCTGGAGAGCGTCCAGCCCGACGTGCATCTGGTCGCCAGCCTGATTTCGCTCTCGCGCGTGATTCCCGCCACCACCAAGGAAACCGCCCGCATGGTGGTGCGCAAGGTGGTCGAGGCGCTGCTGAAAAAGCTCGAAGAGCCGATGCGCTCGGCGGTGAGCGGTGCGCTCGACCGCAGCCAGCGCAACCGCCGCCCGCGCCACAGCGAGATCGACTGGAACCGCACCATCCGCGCCAACCTCAAGCACTGGCAGCCCGACTACCGCACCATCGTGCCCGAGCGGCTGATCGGCTATGGCCGCAAGGCCCGCAGCCCGCAGCGCGAAGTCGTGCTGTGCATCGACCAGAGCGGCTCGATGGCCGCGTCGGTGGTGTATTCGAGCATCTTCGGCGCGGTAATGGCGTCGCTGCCGGCCGTGGCGACCAAGCTGGTGGTGTTCGACACCGCCATCGTCGATCTGACCGAGCAGCTCGACGACCCGGTGGAGCTGCTGTTCGGCGTGCAGCTGGGCGGCGGCACCGACATCAACGGCGCGGTGGGCTACTGCCAGTCGGTCATCCGCGAGCCGCGCAACACGATTCTGGTGTTGATTTCGGATTTGTACGAAGGCGGCGTGGAAGCGAATCTGCTGCGCCGCGCCGCCGAGCTGGTGGCCTCGGGCGTGCAGTTCATCACGCTGCTGGCGCTGAGCGACGAAGGCGCGCCGTCTTATGACCGCGCGCTGGCGGCCAAGCTGGCCGCGCTGGGCGTGCCGTCGTTCGCCTGCACGCCGGACGCCTTTCCGGGTTTGATGGCGGCGGCCATCCGCAAGGAAGACATCAACGCCTGGGCGGCTGGTCAGGGACTGCTGGCGACGCGGGGGCGCTGA
- a CDS encoding DUF1877 family protein, translated as MSMGARYIALHKDRLNALLSDPQASLSAFVFDDANQALITSYSLEQAWDAFRCLLEDDLPELNGGEFLQDADLGEGCFLISAPQVSSLAEQLAGFSADDLRAMFDSEQFQAADFYWENVWKENFEEISEMFAGLVTFFEGAASRDEAMLFYVG; from the coding sequence ATGAGCATGGGCGCACGTTACATCGCGCTGCACAAGGACCGACTCAATGCGCTGCTGTCCGACCCGCAGGCATCTTTGAGCGCCTTTGTCTTTGATGACGCCAATCAGGCGCTCATCACCAGCTACAGCCTGGAGCAGGCGTGGGACGCCTTCCGCTGCCTGTTGGAAGACGACCTGCCCGAACTCAACGGGGGCGAGTTCTTGCAGGATGCCGATCTGGGCGAAGGCTGCTTTTTGATTTCCGCGCCGCAGGTGTCCAGCCTGGCGGAGCAACTGGCCGGCTTCAGCGCTGACGACCTGCGGGCGATGTTCGATTCGGAGCAGTTCCAGGCCGCTGATTTCTATTGGGAGAACGTCTGGAAAGAGAACTTCGAGGAGATTTCCGAAATGTTTGCCGGGCTGGTGACGTTTTTCGAGGGCGCGGCCAGTCGCGACGAGGCGATGCTTTTTTACGTGGGCTGA